One stretch of Mycobacteriales bacterium DNA includes these proteins:
- a CDS encoding oxidoreductase: MGLFNRKGKPGTVRTAASGDADHLAAFAESRRGVEGFVEPETPTTATTLVLVAGDGEWTRRRVDSPKAAFQLGQKLGIPVYDVAAVGYPARMREWTARRKAAGETGVPRNTP; this comes from the coding sequence GTGGGGCTGTTCAACCGCAAGGGCAAGCCCGGGACGGTGCGCACCGCCGCGTCCGGCGACGCCGACCACCTGGCGGCGTTCGCGGAGAGCCGCCGCGGCGTGGAGGGCTTCGTCGAGCCCGAGACCCCCACCACCGCGACCACGCTGGTCCTCGTCGCCGGCGACGGCGAGTGGACCCGCCGCCGCGTCGACTCGCCGAAGGCCGCCTTCCAGCTTGGTCAGAAGCTCGGGATCCCGGTGTACGACGTGGCCGCCGTCGGCTACCCGGCCCGCATGCGCGAGTGGACCGCCCGCCGCAAGGCCGCCGGCGAGACCGGCGTCCCGCGCAACACCCCGTGA
- a CDS encoding leucyl aminopeptidase — MTTLALTTTPAASLKTDALVIGVAKGPKGLVLAPGAEGLLGKVLLPALVGLGATGKAEEVTRLATLGGAPAAVIVAVGLGDAAPSYDAEVLRRAAGVASRALAGTAKVATTLALVNGTPGAGAVHEVSAVGEGALLGAYSFTAFRAVSAEGVKAPVVSVTVVVPDAKDKPTKAALKRAEVVGRAVSLVRDLVNTPPSHLHPVELAAVATEEAKRTGLDVEVLEGKALVKGGYGGLVGVGQGSVNGPRLVHLSYKGKGAKAGSLKKVALIGKGITFDSGGLSLKPAAAMEEMKMDMGGAAAVIATMAAVAELGLAVDVEAWIPMAENMPSGTAIRPSDILTMHNGLRVEVNNTDAEGRLILADAISRASQDSPDLMLDVATLTGAALVALGSRTTGVMSNDDDFRAAIVDAATRAGEHSWGMPLPPELRKGLDSEIADLVNTGPREGGMLTAGLFLKEFVGEGIRWAHLDIAGPAYNSATPYGYTGHGGTGAAVRTFVQLLEDVAAGRV; from the coding sequence GTGACCACCCTTGCGCTGACCACGACCCCTGCCGCCTCCCTCAAGACCGACGCTCTCGTCATCGGTGTCGCCAAGGGACCGAAGGGACTCGTCCTCGCGCCCGGCGCAGAAGGCCTGCTCGGCAAGGTGCTGCTGCCGGCTCTCGTCGGCCTCGGCGCGACCGGCAAGGCCGAGGAGGTCACCCGCCTCGCGACCCTCGGTGGCGCGCCCGCCGCGGTGATCGTCGCGGTCGGCCTCGGTGACGCTGCTCCGTCGTACGACGCCGAGGTCCTGCGCCGCGCCGCCGGTGTGGCGAGCCGTGCGCTCGCCGGCACGGCGAAGGTCGCGACGACGCTCGCGCTCGTCAACGGCACGCCCGGCGCCGGTGCGGTCCACGAGGTCTCGGCCGTCGGTGAGGGCGCGCTGCTCGGTGCCTACTCGTTCACGGCCTTCCGCGCTGTCTCGGCTGAGGGCGTCAAGGCGCCCGTCGTCTCGGTCACCGTGGTCGTGCCCGACGCCAAGGACAAGCCGACCAAGGCCGCGCTCAAGCGCGCCGAGGTCGTCGGCCGCGCCGTCTCGCTGGTCCGCGACCTCGTCAACACCCCGCCGTCGCACCTGCACCCGGTGGAGCTCGCCGCGGTCGCGACCGAAGAGGCCAAGCGCACCGGCCTCGACGTCGAGGTGCTCGAGGGCAAGGCGCTGGTCAAGGGCGGCTACGGCGGCCTCGTCGGCGTCGGCCAGGGCTCGGTCAACGGCCCGCGCCTGGTGCACCTGTCCTACAAGGGCAAGGGTGCCAAGGCCGGCTCCCTGAAGAAGGTCGCGCTGATCGGCAAGGGCATCACGTTCGACTCCGGCGGCCTGTCGCTCAAGCCCGCGGCCGCGATGGAGGAGATGAAGATGGACATGGGCGGCGCGGCCGCCGTCATCGCCACCATGGCTGCCGTCGCCGAGCTGGGTCTCGCCGTCGACGTCGAGGCCTGGATCCCGATGGCGGAGAACATGCCGTCGGGCACCGCGATCCGCCCCTCGGACATCCTCACCATGCACAACGGCCTGCGCGTCGAGGTCAACAACACCGACGCCGAGGGCCGGCTGATCCTCGCCGACGCGATCTCGCGCGCGTCGCAGGACTCCCCCGACCTCATGCTCGACGTCGCCACCCTCACCGGCGCGGCTCTCGTCGCGCTGGGCTCGCGCACGACCGGGGTCATGAGCAACGACGACGACTTCCGGGCCGCCATCGTCGACGCGGCGACCCGCGCAGGCGAGCACTCCTGGGGCATGCCGCTGCCGCCCGAGCTCCGCAAGGGCCTCGACTCCGAGATCGCCGACCTCGTCAACACCGGGCCGCGCGAGGGCGGGATGCTCACCGCCGGGTTGTTCCTCAAGGAGTTCGTCGGCGAGGGCATCCGGTGGGCCCACCTCGACATCGCCGGGCCGGCCTACAACTCGGCCACGCCCTACGGCTACACCGGCCACGGCGGCACCGGTGCCGCGGTCCGCACCTTCGTCCAGCTCCTCGAGGACGTCGCCGCCGGTCGGGTCTGA
- a CDS encoding aminotransferase class V-fold PLP-dependent enzyme yields MSAQRWVEERLPTQVRHLDVAACGRVSTGVLEAQVAHLRAEADGGYVAHEAAEPELAKGREALASMVGLAATDVAHLESAHEAFWALLAVWPLPPGSRIGMVTSEYGPNALVLRALAGERGWTLVPLPVDRRGRVLGVPQDLDLVTLPQVASQRGIAQPVEEVLRSGVPVVLDVAQSLGQTEVPAGAAAYVGTSRTWLCGPRGVGFLVVDPSWELRLGTPPTGARYLHSGVRRIETMEAHVAGRLGLGVAAQEWRPELLPVVRARSARLRAALDDTAWEVREPVEEPTGITTLTAPEGVDVVAVRADLLARGTLTTAVPAHRSADLAGPALRVSTAAWVSEDDVDEVADALVGALPGGGTSSSGGPPSRRTSSSASESSAS; encoded by the coding sequence ATGAGCGCACAGCGGTGGGTGGAGGAGCGGCTCCCGACCCAGGTCCGGCACCTCGACGTCGCGGCCTGCGGTCGCGTCTCGACCGGGGTCCTCGAGGCGCAGGTGGCGCACCTGCGCGCGGAGGCCGACGGCGGCTACGTCGCGCACGAGGCCGCGGAGCCGGAGCTCGCCAAGGGTCGCGAGGCCCTCGCCTCGATGGTCGGTCTGGCGGCCACCGACGTCGCTCACCTGGAGTCCGCGCACGAGGCGTTCTGGGCGCTGCTCGCCGTCTGGCCGCTGCCGCCAGGCTCGCGCATCGGCATGGTGACGAGCGAGTACGGCCCCAATGCCCTCGTCCTGCGCGCCCTGGCCGGCGAGCGCGGCTGGACCCTCGTCCCGCTGCCCGTGGACCGACGCGGGCGGGTCCTCGGGGTGCCGCAGGACCTCGACCTCGTGACGCTGCCGCAGGTCGCGTCGCAGCGCGGCATCGCCCAGCCCGTCGAGGAGGTGCTGCGCAGCGGAGTGCCGGTGGTCCTCGACGTCGCGCAGTCGCTCGGGCAGACCGAGGTGCCGGCAGGTGCCGCGGCGTATGTCGGGACCTCGCGCACGTGGCTGTGCGGGCCGCGCGGGGTCGGCTTCCTCGTGGTCGACCCGTCCTGGGAGCTCCGGCTCGGCACGCCTCCGACGGGAGCGCGCTACCTGCACTCGGGCGTCCGCCGGATCGAGACCATGGAGGCCCACGTCGCCGGCCGGCTCGGCCTGGGCGTGGCCGCGCAGGAGTGGAGGCCCGAGCTGCTGCCCGTGGTGCGGGCCCGCTCGGCCCGGCTGCGAGCCGCGCTCGACGACACCGCGTGGGAGGTCCGTGAGCCGGTCGAGGAGCCCACTGGCATCACGACCCTCACCGCGCCCGAGGGCGTCGACGTCGTCGCCGTGCGGGCCGACCTGCTCGCGCGCGGCACGCTCACGACGGCGGTGCCCGCCCACCGCTCGGCCGACCTCGCCGGACCGGCGCTGCGGGTCTCCACCGCGGCCTGGGTGAGTGAGGACGACGTCGACGAGGTGGCCGACGCACTCGTCGGTGCGCTCCCCGGGGGAGGCACGAGCTCGTCGGGTGGCCCGCCGTCCCGGCGTACCTCCTCCTCGGCGAGCGAGTCCTCCGCGTCCTAG
- the gcvT gene encoding glycine cleavage system aminomethyltransferase GcvT, translated as MTLQQSPLHDRHVALGAKMSDFGGWDMPIQYGGVLEEHTAVREDVGVFDVSHLGKGVVRGAGAVDFVNDRLTNDLRKIGPGQAQYTLCCDEGSGGVVDDLIQYVRGDDEVFLIPNAANSSQVVGRLAADAPAGIEVEDLHTTLAVLAVQGPRSKEVVESLGLPTSSDYMGFTAATWQGRPVVVCRTGYTGELGFELLPAWDDAGDLWDAVVAAGAKPAGLGARDTLRTEMGYPLHGQDLSLEITPVQARAGWAVGWNKDAYWGRDALLKEKAAGPHRLLWGLESLDRGIPRAHMPVLRDGAPVGEVTSGTFSPTRKVGIGLALLASDVAEGDEVVVDVRGRESRARVVKPPFVPSHVR; from the coding sequence GTGACCCTCCAGCAGAGCCCGCTGCACGACCGCCACGTCGCTCTCGGCGCGAAGATGTCGGACTTCGGCGGGTGGGACATGCCGATCCAGTACGGCGGGGTGCTCGAGGAGCACACCGCGGTGCGCGAGGACGTCGGCGTCTTCGACGTGAGCCACCTCGGCAAGGGCGTCGTGCGCGGCGCGGGCGCGGTCGACTTCGTCAACGACCGGCTGACCAACGACCTGCGCAAGATCGGGCCTGGGCAGGCGCAGTACACGCTGTGCTGCGACGAGGGCAGCGGCGGCGTGGTGGACGACCTCATCCAGTACGTCCGCGGCGACGACGAGGTCTTCCTCATCCCCAACGCCGCCAACAGCTCGCAGGTCGTGGGGCGGCTCGCGGCGGACGCGCCCGCGGGCATCGAGGTCGAGGACCTGCACACCACCCTCGCGGTGCTGGCGGTGCAGGGCCCGCGGTCCAAGGAGGTCGTCGAGTCGCTCGGGCTGCCGACGTCCAGCGACTACATGGGCTTCACCGCGGCCACCTGGCAGGGCCGGCCGGTCGTGGTGTGCCGCACCGGCTACACCGGCGAGCTCGGCTTCGAGCTGCTGCCGGCGTGGGACGACGCGGGTGACCTGTGGGACGCCGTGGTCGCCGCCGGCGCGAAGCCGGCAGGGCTCGGGGCGCGCGACACCCTGCGCACCGAGATGGGCTACCCGCTGCACGGCCAGGACCTCTCGCTCGAGATCACCCCCGTGCAGGCCCGCGCGGGCTGGGCCGTCGGCTGGAACAAGGACGCCTACTGGGGTCGCGACGCGCTGCTCAAGGAGAAGGCCGCCGGCCCGCACCGCCTGCTGTGGGGCCTGGAGTCGCTCGACCGCGGCATCCCGCGCGCGCACATGCCCGTGCTGCGCGACGGCGCGCCTGTCGGCGAGGTGACCAGCGGGACCTTCTCGCCGACCCGCAAGGTCGGGATCGGGCTGGCGCTGCTGGCCAGTGACGTCGCCGAGGGCGACGAGGTCGTGGTCGACGTGCGGGGGCGCGAGTCGCGGGCACGGGTGGTCAAGCCGCCCTTCGTCCCGTCGCACGTGCGGTGA
- a CDS encoding shikimate kinase, which produces MTRVLLVGAMATGKSTVGRALADRLGCRYLDNDDLLLAATGRTARALAAADGEPALRDAESDVLAEVLATPAPWVAGLAGGAVLDAADRERVRDSGAVVVWLAAPAEVLAERVGSGDHRPWLGDDPLATLERLVSERAELYAEVADEVVDVSVDSAQVIADRLAERLR; this is translated from the coding sequence GTGACGCGGGTCCTGCTCGTCGGCGCGATGGCGACGGGCAAGAGCACCGTGGGGCGGGCGCTGGCCGACCGGCTCGGCTGCCGCTACCTCGACAACGACGACCTGCTGCTGGCCGCGACCGGCCGCACCGCCCGGGCGCTGGCCGCCGCAGACGGTGAGCCAGCGCTGCGCGACGCCGAGTCAGACGTGCTGGCGGAGGTCCTCGCGACGCCGGCGCCCTGGGTGGCGGGCCTCGCCGGTGGGGCGGTGCTCGACGCCGCCGACCGCGAGCGGGTGCGGGACAGCGGTGCCGTCGTCGTCTGGCTGGCCGCGCCGGCCGAGGTCCTCGCCGAGCGGGTCGGCTCCGGTGACCACCGGCCCTGGCTGGGTGACGACCCGCTGGCGACGCTCGAGCGGCTGGTGTCGGAGCGGGCGGAGCTCTACGCCGAGGTGGCCGACGAGGTCGTCGACGTCTCGGTCGACAGCGCCCAGGTCATCGCCGATCGGCTCGCCGAGCGGTTGCGCTAG
- a CDS encoding adenosylcobinamide-GDP ribazoletransferase translates to MPEPDSGRLGRLLPDGLRLALTTLTVAPVRGPREITRRTAGAAMSLAPLVGLGLGLVVATVLFAARQLSPYDAPQLLAAALAIVALAVLTRGLHLDGLADTTDGLASYRPAEQARAVMRSPEVGPLGVAVLGLVLLVQVAALLAATSSGRGTASVLIAVVAGRVAVTAACTRATPAADPTGLGAMVAGSVPWLVPLVWAGLLVSAGMAYEAFDERAASLGARGVDMVRPLLAVGLALLVARLLRRHCVRRLGGMTGDVLGALVEVTTTVVLVVMALELPVSVQQDLDWIQPR, encoded by the coding sequence ATGCCTGAGCCCGATAGCGGCCGCCTCGGTCGGCTGCTCCCCGACGGGCTGCGGCTCGCGCTCACCACCCTGACCGTCGCGCCCGTGCGCGGTCCGCGCGAGATCACCCGCCGCACCGCCGGCGCCGCCATGTCGCTCGCGCCGCTCGTCGGCCTCGGCCTCGGCCTGGTCGTCGCGACGGTGCTGTTCGCGGCCCGCCAGCTCTCGCCCTACGACGCACCCCAGCTGCTCGCGGCCGCCCTGGCGATCGTGGCGCTGGCGGTGCTGACCCGCGGCCTGCACCTCGACGGGCTGGCCGACACCACGGACGGCCTGGCGTCGTACCGACCTGCGGAGCAGGCCAGAGCGGTCATGCGCTCACCGGAGGTCGGGCCGCTGGGAGTCGCCGTGCTGGGGCTGGTGCTGCTCGTGCAGGTGGCCGCGCTCCTGGCCGCGACGAGCTCCGGGCGCGGGACGGCGAGCGTCCTGATCGCGGTGGTGGCGGGTCGGGTCGCCGTGACCGCGGCGTGCACCCGCGCCACGCCGGCCGCGGACCCCACCGGCCTCGGGGCGATGGTCGCCGGCAGCGTTCCCTGGCTCGTCCCGCTGGTCTGGGCGGGGCTGCTGGTGTCGGCGGGGATGGCCTACGAGGCGTTCGACGAGCGGGCCGCCTCGCTCGGGGCGCGCGGCGTCGACATGGTGCGGCCGCTGCTCGCGGTCGGGCTCGCGCTGCTGGTCGCGCGACTGCTGCGACGGCACTGCGTGCGGCGGCTCGGCGGGATGACCGGCGACGTGCTCGGCGCGCTGGTCGAGGTGACCACGACCGTCGTGCTCGTCGTCATGGCGCTGGAGCTGCCCGTGTCGGTGCAGCAGGACCTCGACTGGATCCAGCCGCGCTAG
- a CDS encoding nicotinate-nucleotide--dimethylbenzimidazole phosphoribosyltransferase, whose translation MTRFEVPEAPAAPDTPHPLGRLGAVLSRIAACQGLPTLDLDRVATVDAAEGSVDDGVALADRLADEGQRLLLVRGGSTAGAHTVTAALLDLEPVAVVGTAAGAGWAEALVAVRTGLASARVHVGDPLRLLDAAGEPGLLVGLLAQAAVRRTPLLLDGSAQVAAALLVADRLAPGVAGWCTAASAPAAPGAAAALRDLDVEPLLDLGLTDRGADLALALLRAGASDAAADA comes from the coding sequence GTGACGCGCTTCGAGGTCCCCGAGGCCCCGGCCGCACCGGACACGCCGCACCCGCTGGGCCGGCTCGGCGCGGTGCTCAGCCGCATCGCCGCCTGTCAGGGCCTGCCGACCCTCGACCTCGACCGGGTCGCGACGGTCGACGCCGCCGAGGGGAGCGTCGACGACGGGGTGGCCCTGGCTGACCGGCTCGCCGACGAGGGTCAGCGGCTGCTCCTGGTCCGGGGCGGCTCGACCGCCGGGGCCCACACCGTCACCGCCGCGCTGCTCGACCTCGAGCCGGTCGCCGTCGTCGGCACGGCGGCAGGGGCCGGCTGGGCCGAGGCGCTCGTCGCGGTCCGCACCGGTCTGGCGTCCGCGAGGGTGCACGTCGGCGACCCGCTGCGGCTGCTCGACGCCGCGGGCGAGCCGGGTCTGCTCGTCGGGCTGCTCGCGCAGGCGGCGGTCCGTCGTACCCCGCTGCTGCTCGACGGCTCGGCGCAGGTCGCCGCGGCGCTGCTCGTCGCCGACCGCCTCGCGCCGGGCGTCGCCGGCTGGTGCACCGCCGCGTCCGCCCCGGCCGCCCCCGGCGCGGCGGCCGCGCTGCGCGACCTCGACGTCGAGCCGCTGCTCGACCTCGGGCTCACCGACCGGGGCGCCGACCTGGCCCTCGCGCTGCTGCGCGCGGGGGCGTCGGACGCGGCCGCGGATGCCTGA
- a CDS encoding bifunctional adenosylcobinamide kinase/adenosylcobinamide-phosphate guanylyltransferase: MHVRLLGTGASDGWPNPWCTCASCRAAATQGVVRASTSALVDGRLLIEIGPDAPKAAVRAGLSLADVEVVLVTHSHADHHDVNAWMWRGWVPGRRPLTLVAPPAVLRDAAERLDPSVTTVPIAPGEVVEVAGYEVRALPANHGGDELGPAVLYDLTAPDGTRLLWATDTGPLPDETIRLVQGRAYDAVLLELAAAPIPVHLDLASWPVELGRLRTCGAVVDGTTVAAIHLGHGCPPPDELDRVLAGWGAVAPRDGDVLDLVARPTVLPGTVPPAATASTAGAAAVRAGRRVLVLGGARSGKSAHAEQLLAAEPAVTYVATAPPRPDDLDWEARVQAHVARRPDHWTTVETADVAAVLRDAGGPVIVDDLGLWLTRVMDEAGAWESPDGASAAVEAATDRLVEAWAACRATAVLVAPEVGGGVIPATASGRRFRDALGAATTRLAAVSDEVVQVVAGLPRRLR, encoded by the coding sequence ATGCACGTGCGGCTGCTCGGCACGGGTGCGTCCGACGGGTGGCCCAACCCGTGGTGCACCTGCGCGTCGTGCCGTGCCGCGGCGACCCAGGGCGTCGTCAGGGCGTCCACCTCGGCCCTCGTCGACGGCCGGCTGCTGATCGAGATCGGGCCCGACGCACCCAAGGCGGCGGTGCGCGCCGGTCTCTCGCTGGCCGACGTCGAGGTCGTCCTCGTCACCCACAGCCACGCCGACCACCACGACGTCAACGCGTGGATGTGGCGCGGCTGGGTACCGGGTCGCCGGCCACTGACCCTCGTCGCCCCGCCGGCGGTGCTGCGAGACGCCGCGGAGCGCCTCGACCCCTCGGTCACGACCGTGCCGATCGCGCCGGGAGAGGTCGTGGAGGTCGCGGGCTACGAGGTCCGGGCCCTGCCGGCCAACCACGGCGGCGACGAGCTCGGCCCAGCGGTCCTCTACGACCTCACCGCCCCGGACGGCACCCGGCTGCTCTGGGCGACCGACACCGGCCCGCTCCCCGACGAGACGATCCGCCTGGTCCAGGGCAGGGCGTACGACGCGGTGCTCCTCGAGCTGGCCGCCGCGCCGATCCCCGTCCACCTCGACCTGGCCAGCTGGCCGGTCGAGCTGGGTCGCCTGCGCACCTGCGGCGCGGTCGTCGACGGCACGACGGTCGCCGCGATCCACCTCGGCCACGGCTGCCCGCCCCCTGACGAGCTCGACCGGGTGCTCGCCGGGTGGGGCGCGGTCGCGCCCCGCGACGGCGACGTGCTCGACCTCGTCGCACGCCCGACCGTCCTGCCCGGCACAGTGCCCCCCGCTGCGACTGCGAGCACAGCGGGCGCTGCGGCAGTCAGGGCCGGCAGGCGGGTGCTGGTGCTCGGCGGCGCCCGCTCCGGCAAGTCCGCGCACGCCGAGCAGCTGCTCGCGGCCGAGCCCGCGGTCACCTACGTCGCCACCGCACCGCCACGCCCCGACGACCTCGACTGGGAGGCCCGGGTGCAGGCCCACGTCGCGCGGCGCCCAGACCACTGGACGACGGTCGAGACCGCCGACGTCGCCGCAGTCCTGCGCGACGCCGGCGGGCCGGTGATCGTCGACGACCTGGGGCTGTGGCTCACACGCGTCATGGACGAAGCCGGTGCGTGGGAGTCGCCCGACGGCGCGTCCGCAGCGGTGGAGGCCGCTACCGACCGGCTGGTCGAGGCCTGGGCGGCGTGCCGAGCGACGGCGGTCCTCGTCGCACCCGAGGTCGGCGGCGGGGTCATCCCGGCGACCGCGTCGGGACGACGCTTCCGCGACGCCCTCGGCGCAGCGACGACCCGTCTCGCCGCGGTCTCCGACGAGGTCGTGCAGGTCGTCGCGGGCCTCCCTCGGCGGCTGCGGTGA
- a CDS encoding aldo/keto reductase family protein, translated as MEFRRLGRSGMKVSEISYGNWLTHGSQVEAHAAHACVKEALEVGITTFDTADVYAQTKAESVLGEALAGVRRESIEVFTKVYWPTGPGVNDRGLSRKHIMESCHASLKRLRTDYVDLYQAHRFDYETPLEETLRAFDDLVRQGKVLYVGVSEWKASEIAAALKIADEMGFDRIVSSQPQYSMLWRVIEGEVLPLCQQEGVGQIVWSPIAQGVLTGKYAPGAPLPSGTRATDESGGANMIKRLLSDDILTAVQGLKPLAEQAGLTMAQLAVAWVLQQPGVSSAIVGASRPEQVRDNAAAAGVTLEADLLAAIDDVLGGVVVSDPGQTVSPPKRP; from the coding sequence ATGGAGTTCAGGCGCCTCGGGCGAAGCGGCATGAAGGTCAGCGAGATCAGCTACGGCAACTGGCTGACGCACGGGTCGCAGGTGGAGGCCCACGCAGCCCACGCCTGTGTGAAGGAGGCGCTCGAGGTCGGGATCACGACCTTCGACACCGCCGACGTCTACGCGCAGACCAAGGCCGAGTCGGTGCTGGGCGAGGCGCTCGCCGGTGTGCGGCGCGAGTCGATCGAGGTCTTCACCAAGGTCTACTGGCCGACCGGTCCGGGCGTGAACGACCGCGGTCTGTCCCGCAAGCACATCATGGAGAGCTGCCACGCCTCGCTGAAGCGGCTCCGCACGGACTACGTCGACCTCTACCAGGCGCACCGCTTCGACTACGAGACGCCGCTCGAGGAGACGCTGCGCGCCTTCGACGACCTGGTGCGCCAGGGCAAGGTGCTCTATGTCGGGGTGTCGGAGTGGAAGGCCTCCGAGATCGCCGCCGCGCTGAAGATCGCCGACGAGATGGGCTTCGACCGGATCGTGTCGTCGCAGCCGCAGTACTCCATGCTCTGGCGCGTCATCGAGGGCGAGGTCCTGCCGCTGTGCCAGCAGGAGGGCGTCGGTCAGATCGTCTGGTCGCCGATCGCGCAGGGCGTCCTCACCGGCAAGTACGCCCCCGGTGCCCCGCTGCCGTCGGGGACGCGGGCGACGGACGAGTCCGGTGGCGCCAACATGATCAAGCGACTGCTCAGCGACGACATCCTCACCGCCGTGCAGGGGCTGAAGCCGCTCGCGGAGCAAGCGGGCCTGACGATGGCGCAGCTCGCCGTCGCCTGGGTCCTGCAGCAGCCGGGGGTGTCGTCAGCGATCGTCGGAGCGTCGCGTCCGGAGCAGGTCCGTGACAACGCGGCCGCCGCGGGCGTGACGCTGGAGGCCGACCTGCTCGCCGCCATCGACGACGTGCTGGGCGGCGTCGTCGTCAGCGACCCCGGCCAGACCGTGAGCCCGCCGAAGCGCCCCTGA
- a CDS encoding DUF3043 domain-containing protein, producing MTDTAGEATPGPTGKGRPTPKRPTSKGPVAPPPTTRREAAKRVRQQGATRRQQLRTGRVTGDDEYLLARDQGPVRRLVRDLVDSRRTTATLLLPAAVLPLVGSLSGIKQVEALTQILWIFAITLSLADFVGGGLRIRRAIAERFPDEKRTRGHIFYGIVRMLQFRRLRVPKPRVAVGDVV from the coding sequence GTGACCGACACTGCAGGCGAGGCGACCCCCGGCCCGACGGGCAAGGGGCGACCGACTCCCAAGCGGCCCACCAGCAAGGGTCCGGTCGCTCCTCCCCCGACGACCCGCCGCGAGGCGGCGAAGCGGGTCCGCCAGCAGGGCGCGACCCGCCGCCAGCAGTTGCGCACGGGACGGGTGACCGGCGACGACGAGTACCTCCTCGCCCGCGACCAGGGCCCCGTCCGCCGACTGGTCCGCGACCTCGTCGACTCGCGCCGCACCACCGCGACCCTGCTGCTGCCGGCAGCGGTCCTGCCCCTCGTCGGCTCGCTCAGCGGCATCAAGCAGGTGGAGGCCCTCACCCAGATCCTCTGGATCTTCGCGATCACGCTGTCGCTCGCGGACTTCGTCGGCGGCGGGCTGCGGATCCGGCGCGCCATCGCCGAGCGCTTCCCCGACGAGAAGCGCACCCGCGGTCACATCTTCTACGGCATCGTGCGGATGCTGCAGTTCCGCCGGCTGCGCGTCCCGAAGCCCCGCGTCGCCGTGGGCGATGTCGTCTGA
- the nadA gene encoding quinolinate synthase NadA — MTLPDLMPGVEASPLALLLLGRQSDPDSERGVDCPGDLPAASDPSLVARAQAAKDALGDRVFILGHHYQRNEVIAFADVTGDSFKLAQQAAARPEAEFIVFCGVHFMAESADILTGAHQAVLLPDLAAGCSMADMATFDQVEQCWDALTDAGVADVTIPVSYMNSSAAIKGFTGRHGGTICTSSNAKRALEWAFSRGEKVLFLPDQHLGRNTAVLELGLSLDDCVLYDPRKPAGGLTAAQLQAAKVILWKGHCSVHGRFTVDAIDDVRSRIPGVQVLVHPECRHEVVTAADLVGSTEFIIRTLDAAPAGSAWAIGTELNLVKRLAQDHPDKQVVFLEKTVCYCATMNRIDLPHLVRQLESLVAGEVLHRIEVEPETARYARLALDQMLALP, encoded by the coding sequence GTGACGCTGCCCGACCTGATGCCCGGGGTGGAGGCCTCCCCCCTGGCGCTGCTGCTGCTCGGCCGCCAGAGCGACCCCGACAGCGAGCGCGGCGTCGACTGCCCCGGCGACCTGCCGGCCGCGTCCGACCCCTCGCTCGTCGCCCGCGCGCAGGCGGCCAAGGACGCGCTCGGCGACCGCGTCTTCATCCTCGGCCACCACTACCAGCGCAACGAGGTCATCGCCTTCGCCGACGTGACCGGCGACAGCTTCAAGCTGGCCCAGCAGGCCGCGGCCCGCCCCGAGGCCGAGTTCATCGTCTTCTGCGGCGTGCACTTCATGGCCGAGTCGGCCGACATCCTCACCGGCGCGCACCAGGCCGTGCTGCTGCCCGACCTCGCGGCCGGCTGCTCGATGGCCGACATGGCGACCTTCGACCAGGTCGAGCAGTGCTGGGACGCCCTCACCGACGCGGGCGTCGCCGACGTGACGATCCCCGTCAGCTACATGAACTCCAGCGCCGCGATCAAGGGTTTCACCGGCCGTCACGGCGGGACGATCTGCACCAGCTCCAACGCCAAGCGGGCGCTCGAGTGGGCGTTCTCGCGGGGCGAGAAGGTGCTCTTCCTGCCCGACCAGCACCTCGGCCGCAACACCGCGGTCCTCGAGCTCGGGCTCTCGCTCGACGACTGCGTGCTCTACGACCCGCGCAAGCCCGCAGGTGGGCTCACCGCCGCACAGCTGCAGGCCGCGAAGGTCATCCTGTGGAAGGGCCACTGCTCTGTCCACGGCCGCTTCACCGTCGACGCGATCGACGACGTGCGCTCCCGCATCCCCGGCGTGCAGGTGCTCGTCCACCCCGAGTGCCGCCACGAGGTGGTCACCGCCGCCGACCTGGTCGGCTCGACGGAGTTCATCATCCGCACCCTCGACGCGGCGCCCGCCGGCAGCGCCTGGGCGATCGGCACCGAGCTCAACCTCGTCAAGCGGCTCGCCCAGGACCACCCGGACAAGCAGGTCGTCTTCCTGGAGAAGACCGTCTGCTACTGCGCGACGATGAACCGCATCGACCTGCCGCACCTCGTCCGCCAGCTCGAGTCGCTCGTCGCCGGCGAGGTGCTCCACCGCATCGAGGTCGAGCCCGAGACCGCCCGCTACGCCCGCCTGGCCCTCGACCAGATGCTCGCTCTGCCCTAG